A genomic stretch from Cuculus canorus isolate bCucCan1 chromosome 30, bCucCan1.pri, whole genome shotgun sequence includes:
- the ATG4D gene encoding cysteine protease ATG4D, producing the protein MRGGKGGASGEAGGRVRGRVLAAWNSVRYGWTLRSRSRLSRAAPLHLLGRRYRPDSHEELRRFRCDFSSRLWFTYRREFAALPESLWSTDCGWGCTLRCAQMLLGQTLILHLLGRDWMWPEAPAEPGSRSRRPKDPHDGHSTPSLAPAPPSLAPGPPSLAPGPPSLAPGSPSLTSGPSSLAPGSPSLAPGSPSLAPGPPSLAPGPPSLAPGPSSLAPGPPSLAPGSPSLAPGPPRMEMGSIGASPGLLRRALGSARMSPGHPRMEMESTGVALGPTGMAPGSAGMSLGSPGHTRMSPGPHGTPPGSTGMSLGSHGMSPGHTRMSPGSTGMSLGSPGHTRMSPGPHGTSPGSTGMSPRSPGHTRMSPGSTGMSPGSPGSSPGRPRMSPGLSGTSPGHTGMSPGSSGMSPGHTRMETGSTGMSPGHTGMSPGSTGMSLGPPGTSPGSTGMSPGHTRTSPGPPGTSPGPPGTSPGAPGTSPGPPGMSLGPPGTSPGPPGMSPGPLGMSPGPPGMSPGPPGMSLGHTRMSPGPPGTSPGPSGMSPGPSGMSPGPPGTSPGPSGMSPGPPGMSLGPPGMSPGPSGTSPGPSGTSPASAELPRRPPRPERGPFTASSPVPPLSPQDAERCHRAIVASFADRPGAPFGIHRLVELGRGAGKKAGDWYGPSVVAHILRKAVESCPETRGLSVYVSQDGTVYKGDVAGLVRGEADGGGETESRRAVVVLVPVRLGGESLNPLYVDGIKELLQLEACVGVIGGRPRHALYFLGFQDDSLLFLDPHLCQSSVDTSRQGFSLQSFHCRFPRKMPFSRMDPSCTIGFYAAGGAELEALYDRLSRVLAPPSAPRYPLFTLTEGCAPEPPPTPPNPPGPPCTGKRPKTPAGDDFVFL; encoded by the exons atgaggggggggaaggggggggcgaGCGGTGAGGCGGGGGGGCGGGTGAGGGGCCGCGTCCTGGCGGCCTGGAACAGCGTCAGATACG gTTGGACCCTGCGCTCGAGGTCCCGGTTGAGCAGAGCCGCCCCTCTGCACCTCCTGGGGCGCCGCTACCGCCCCGACAGCCACG AGGAGCTTCGTCGGTTCCGGTGCGATTTCTCATCGCGGTTGTGGTTCACGTATCGGCGCGAGTTCGCGGCGCTTCCGGAGTCCCTTTGGAGCACCGACTGCGGTTGGGGCTGTACTCTGCGCTGCGCACAGATGCTCTTGGGCCAAACGCTCATCCTCCACCTCCTGGGGCGCG acTGGATGTGGCCGGAGGCTCCGGCAGAGCCGGGGTCGCGGTCTCGGCGGCCGAAGGACCCCCACGACGGGCACAGCACCCCCAGTTTGGCACCAGCGCCTCCCAGTTTGGCACCAGGGCCTCCCAGTTTGGCACCAGGACCTCCCAGTTTGGCACCAGGATCTCCCAGTTTGACATCAGGACCTTCCAGTTTGGCACCAGGATCTCCCAGTTTGGCACCAGGATCTCCCAGTTTGGCACCAGGACCTCCCAGTTTGGCACCAGGACCTCCCAGTTTGGCACCAGGACCTTCCAGTTTGGCACCAGGACCTCCCAGTTTGGCACCAGGATCTCCCAGTTTGGCACCAGGACCTCCCCGGATGGAGATGGGATCCATTGGGGCGTCCCCGGGACTCCTCAGGAGGGCCCTGGGATCAGCTCGGATGTCACCGGGACACCCCAGGATGGAGATGGAATCcactggggtggcactgggaccTACTGGGATGGCACCAGGATCCGCTGGGATGTCACTGGGATCACCAGGACACACCAGGATGTCACCGGGACCCCATGGAACGCCACCAGGATCCACTGGGATGTCATTGGGATCCCATGGGATGTCACCAGGACACACCAGGATGTCACCGGGATCCACTGGGATGTCACTGGGATCACCAGGACACACCAGGATGTCACCGGGACCCCATGGAACGTCACCAGGATCCACTGGGATGTCACCGCGATCACCAGGACACACCAGGATGTCACCAGGATCCACTGGGATGTCACCGGGATCACCTGGATCATCACCAGGACGTCCAAGGATGTCACCGGGACTCTCTGGAACATCACCAGGACACACTGGGATGTCACCGGGATCATCTGGAATGTCACCGGGACACACCAGGATGGAGACAGGATCCACTGGGATGTCACCGGGACACACTGGGATGTCACCAGGATCCACTGGGATGTCACTGGGACCCCCTGGAACATCACCAGGATCTACTGGAATGTCACCAGGACACACCAGAACGTCACCGGGACCCCCTGGAACGTCACCGGGACcccctggaacatctccaggagcCCCTGGAACGTCACCGGGACCTCCTGGAATGTCACTGGGACctcctggaacatctccaggacctcctgggATGTCACCGGGACCCCTTGGAATGTCACCAGGACCCCCTGGAATGTCACCGGGACCCCCTGGAATGTCACTAGGACACACCAGGATGTCACCGGGACctcctggaacatctccaggacCCTCTGGAATGTCACCGGGACCCTCTGGAATGTCACCAGGACcccctggaacatctccaggacCCTCTGGAATGTCACCAGGACCCCCTGGAATGTCACTGGGACCCCCTGGAATGTCACCGGGACCCTCTGGCACATCTCCAGGCCCCTCCGGGACGTCCCCGGCATCGGCTGAGCTGCCCCGACGCCCCCCCAGGCCCGAGCGGGGTCCCTTCACCGCTTcgtcccccgtccccccttTATCGCCGCAGGACGCCGAGCGGTGTCACCGCGCCATCGTCGCCTCCTTCGCCGACCGCCCCGGCGCGCCCTTCGGCATCCATCGCCTCGTGGAGCTCGGCCGCGGCGCCGGCAAGAAAGCGGGGGACTGGTACGGCCCCTCGGTCGTCGCCCACATCCTGCG GAAGGCGGTGGAATCGTGTCCGGAGACGCGCGGCCTCTCCGTTTACGTCTCCCAGGACGGCACCG TTTATAAAGGGGACGTGGCCGGGCTGGTGCGCGGCGAGGCCGACGGCGGCGGCGAGACGGAGTCGCGGCGAGCTGTCGTGGTGCTGGTGCCGGTGCGGCTCGGCGGGGAGAGCCTCAACCCCCTCTACGTGGACGGCATCAAG gagctgctgcagctcgAGGCGTGTGTGGGTGTCATCGGGGGACGGCCCCGGCACGCGCTCTACTTCCTCGGCTTCCAGG aCGATTCGCTGCTCTTCCTCGACCCCCACCTCTGCCAGTCCAGCGTCGACACCTCCCGACAGGGCTTCTCCCTCCAG TCCTTCCACTGCCGCTTCCCGCGGAAGATGCCCTTCTCCAGGATGGATCCCAGTTGCACCATCGGCTTCTACGCCGCCGGCGGTGCCGAACTGGAGGCGCTGTACGACCGTCTGTCCCGC gtGCTGGCCCCCCCCTCAGCGCCCCGGTACCCCCTTTTCACGCTGACCGAGGGGTGCGCGCCGGagccccccccgacccccccaaaccctccgGGGCCCCCCTGCACCGGCAAGCGCCCCAAAACCCCCGCCGGCGACGACTTCGTCTtcctgtga
- the KRI1 gene encoding protein KRI1 homolog, producing the protein MAAPALRINAAFAKRYGRYRRREELQRLEARYGHCGSDSDTDSDSDSSGNDGAVPPPVERDFYRTLALLKSRDPRIYRPDTTFYTQPDSSSESEEEEEKEKEEERPLFLKDYERKVVLEKEGKYVDEEDEEDEEAAAKRKKVTASRSYAEEQKELKESFRAFVADSEEEEEEGGGSALLRPRSRTPKEKEEEEEDYVRWLKGQGGPPPPEPLQDLAPLRQFWSDPDLDPGERFLRDYILERGYRHDDSDEGGDQGAPPDSSDEGELFLARQEDFERRYNFRFEEPGAEQVQTFPRQIPSSVRRRDERRKEKRERLKEKKKKARLRAQQELQQLKNLRRAALSARLQRLRDASGDALLRLPHHLLRGDFHPERHDRAMAECFGEEYYGLEETEKPQFQEEEEEEEDDWNWDSWSGRAEAEPEPHCEDPDFVMDADYEAAAPPPPKRHRSPPANGNRRRKSRFREALEREKPRFDPADGPFERYVDEFYSLDYEDLIGDLPCRFKYRRVVPCDFGLTTEEILAADDKELNRWCSLRKTCMYRSEQEERQDQANYSRRARDGKKKLLILKSLAEGPEPPPLAPAKPKVGKKSREKRKRLENGGVPPSPPKPSAPPKPSLRPPRAPKVRLGGREFTGGRLAAFGLNPRRLRFRQLRRKKGGAGTPKKGGGRTPPP; encoded by the exons ATGGCGGCACCGGCGCTGCGGATTAACGCGGCGTTCGCAAAGCGCTACGGGCGCTACCGGAGGCGGGAGGAGCTGCAACGGC TGGAGGCGCGTTACGGGCACTGCGGCTCCGACAGCGACACCGACTCCGACAGCGACTCCAGCGGCAACGACGGG GCAGTGCCCCCCCCTGTGGAACGGGATTTCTACCGGACGTTGGCGCTGCTCAAGAGCCGCGACCCCCGAATCTACCGTCCCGACACCACCTTCTACACCCAACCCg ATTCTTCATCTGAGAGcgaagaagaggaggagaaagagaaggaggaagagcgACCGCTGTTCCTGAAGGATTATGAGCGCAAAGTGGTGTTGGAGAAAGAGGG CAAATACGTggatgaggaagatgaggaagatgaggaggcGGCAGCCAAACGGAAAAAG GTCACCGCCTCCCGCAGTTACgctgaagagcagaaagagctgaaagagag CTTCCGAGCCTTCGTCGCCGAtagtgaggaagaggaggaggaaggggggggctcagccctgctgcgGCCCCGCAGCCGCACCCCCAAAGAGAAg gaggaggaggaggaagattaCGTGCGTTGGCTGAAGGGTCAGGGGGGGCCGCCCCCCCCCGAGCCACTGCAGGACCTG GCCCCCCTGCGGCAGTTCTGGTCGGATCCGGATTTGGATCCCGGAGAGCGATTCCTGCGCGATTACATCCTGGAACGCGGATACCGCCACGACGACAGCGACGAGGGGGGGGACCAAGG ggccccccccgATTCCTCGGATGAGGGGGAGCTCTTCTTGGCCCGTCAGGAGGATTTCGAGCGTCGGTACAACTTCCGCTTCGAGGAACCGGGAGCCGAGcag GTACAGACGTTCCCGCGCCAAATCCCCTCCTCGGTGCGGCGCCGCGATGAGCGCCGGAAGGAGAAGCGCGAGAGGctcaaagagaagaagaagaag GCGCGGCTGCGGgcgcagcaggagctgcagcagctcaagAACCTGCGCCGAGCGGCTCTGAGCGCGCGACTGCAGCGCCTCCGCGACGCCTCGGGAGACGCCCTCCTGCGCCtcccccaccacctcctgcgcGGAGACTTCCACCCCGAACGGCACGACCGCGCCATGGCG GAATGCTTCGGAGAGGAATATTATGGTCTGGAGGAGACGGAGAAACCGCAGttccaggaggaagaggaggaagaggagg ACGATTGGAACTGGGACTCATGGTCGGGTCGAGCTGAGGCTGAGCCGGAGCCGCACTGTGAGGACCCCGACTTTGTG ATGGACGCAGACTACGAGGCGGCGGCGCCGCCCCCCCCGAAACGCCACCGCTCCCCCCCGGCAAACGGCAACCGGCGCCGCAAATCCCGGTTCCGGGAGGCGCTCGAGAGGGAGAAACCGCGCTTCGACCCCG CCGACGGCCCTTTCGAGCGCTACGTGGATGAGTTTTACAGCCTGGACTACGAGGACCTGATTGGGGACCTCCCGTGTCGCTTCAAATACCGACGCGTCGTCCCCTGCGACTTCGGCCTCACCACCGAGGAG aTCCTGGCAGCAGACGACAAAGAACTGAATCGCTGGTGTTCGCTGCGCAAGACCTGCATGTATCG ATCGGAGCAAGAGGAGCGGCAGGATCAGGCCAACTACAGCCGGCGGGCGCGCGACGGCAAGAAGAAGCTGCTCATCCTGAAATCCTTGGCGGAGGG ccctgagccGCCCCCCCTGGCTCCGGCCAAGCCgaaagtgggaaagaaaagccgAGAGAAACGGAAACGCCTGGAAAACGGGGGGgtccccccgagcccccccaaaccctctgcccccccaaaaccctccctcCGACCCCCCCGCGCCCCCAAAGTGCGTTTGGGGGGGCGGGAATTTACGGGGGGGCGATTGGCAGCCTTTGGCCTCAACCCGCGGCGCTTACGCTTCCGGCAGCTTCGGCGCAAAAAAGGGGGGGCCGGGACCCCCAAAAAAGGGGGGGGCAGGACACCCCCCCCTTAA